The Anaeromyxobacter sp. Fw109-5 genomic interval TCTCGGCGAGCGCGATGGCGAAGCGCGGCGCCCAGTCCCTCCGCTCCACGAGCTCGCCCTTCATCAGATAGAGCGGCGAGTGGAAGGAGGACGCCTGCAGCACCTCGACGAGCTTCGCGACGGGGACCCCGCCGGCCTGGCCGAGGGCGAGCGCCTCGCCGAAGCCCGTGATCATGGCGCCGCCGATGGCGTTCACGCAGAGCTTCATGAGCGCGGCCTGGGCCGCGTCCTCGAGCTCGAAGATGCGGGCCGACACCGCGTGCAGCGCGGGCCGGGCGCGCTCGCGCGCCACCGCCGGGCCGCCGGCCACCAGCACGAGCTGCGCCTGCTCGGCCGCCGAGCGCGAGCCCAGCACCGGGCAGGCCACGAAGCCCGCGCCGCGCGCCGCCGCGCGCTCCGACACCGAGCGGGCGGCGCGGACGCCGGCGGTGCTCATGTCCACCAGAACGTCGCCGTCGCGGAGCGCCTCGAGCACGCCGTCCGGCCCCTCGAGCACGGTGTCGAGCGCCTTCTCGTCCGAGACACACGTGATGACGAGGTCTCGCCCGGTCGCGCACTCCCGCGCCGACCCCGCGAGCTTGCCTCCCTTGGAGACGATGTGGGCTGCCTTCGACGGCGTCCGGTTCCAGACCGTGAGGTCGTGACCGGCCTTGCGGAGGTTGTTCGCGATGGGCTCTCCGATCGTCCCGAGCCCGACGAACCCGATGCGGAGTCGCATGGAGAGACCTCTAACTCATCGCGCAGGAACCGGCCAACGTCACGGAAGCGGCGTCCACCCCGGTCCGCCAGGTGCGGCCAGGAACCCCTGGCGCGTCGCGGCGTTGTCTGCGAGGCTCCCGCCGAGGCGCCTGCGGCGACGGGCGCGATTCACTCGAGGTCAG includes:
- a CDS encoding NAD(P)-dependent oxidoreductase; amino-acid sequence: MRLRIGFVGLGTIGEPIANNLRKAGHDLTVWNRTPSKAAHIVSKGGKLAGSARECATGRDLVITCVSDEKALDTVLEGPDGVLEALRDGDVLVDMSTAGVRAARSVSERAAARGAGFVACPVLGSRSAAEQAQLVLVAGGPAVARERARPALHAVSARIFELEDAAQAALMKLCVNAIGGAMITGFGEALALGQAGGVPVAKLVEVLQASSFHSPLYLMKGELVERRDWAPRFAIALAEKDQRLAQEAAADLGAKTPVNDTVRRVFADAAQSGRADKDIAAVAELFFEWVAKT